From Actinosynnema mirum DSM 43827, a single genomic window includes:
- a CDS encoding ABC transporter ATP-binding protein yields MTEHVVAEAEALGKVHGDGDNAVVALAGVSARFTRGGFTAVMGPSGSGKSTFAHCLAGLDTPTSGTARIGGVDLGSLSERELTRLRRERVGFVFQSYNLLPTLTAWENVVLPLSLADEEPEQAWADLVVGAMGLSDRLDHRPAQLSGGQQQRVACARALITRPDLVVADEPTGNLDSRSGARILELLRQCAREWQQTVLMVTHDPIAAGYADRVLFLADGRLVDTMERPTADRVLDRMRGFDGHADTVPQDGRRGAF; encoded by the coding sequence GTGACGGAACACGTGGTGGCCGAGGCTGAGGCCCTCGGCAAGGTGCACGGGGACGGCGACAACGCGGTGGTCGCGCTGGCCGGGGTGTCGGCGCGGTTCACCAGGGGCGGGTTCACCGCCGTGATGGGGCCGTCCGGCTCGGGCAAGTCGACCTTCGCGCACTGCCTGGCCGGATTGGACACCCCCACGAGCGGGACGGCCCGGATCGGGGGAGTGGACCTCGGGTCGCTGTCCGAGCGGGAGCTGACCCGGTTGCGGCGCGAGCGCGTCGGCTTCGTCTTCCAGTCCTACAACCTGCTGCCCACGCTCACCGCGTGGGAGAACGTCGTGCTGCCGCTCTCCTTGGCGGACGAGGAACCCGAGCAGGCGTGGGCCGACCTGGTGGTGGGCGCGATGGGCCTGTCCGACCGGCTCGACCACCGGCCCGCCCAGCTCTCGGGCGGCCAGCAGCAGCGCGTGGCGTGCGCCCGCGCCCTGATCACCCGCCCCGACCTGGTGGTGGCGGACGAGCCCACCGGCAACCTGGACTCCCGCTCCGGCGCGCGCATCCTGGAACTGCTGCGCCAGTGCGCCCGCGAGTGGCAGCAGACCGTCCTGATGGTCACGCACGACCCGATCGCCGCCGGTTACGCGGACCGCGTGCTGTTCCTGGCCGACGGCAGGCTCGTGGACACCATGGAGCGCCCCACGGCGGACCGGGTGCTGGACCGGATGCGCGGCTTCGACGGGCACGCCGACACCGTCCCGCAGGACGGCCGGAGGGGGGCTTTCTGA
- a CDS encoding sensor histidine kinase — translation MPSLRKSAAERPLAIAAVVFYALIGVLATGVLVVEVGSAERWEGAVGLAVCAVLPAFALARARWVLPVVVATAGFTALSQAVPVGLDNTFGMVELIELAWLAVRVVVLRPVLHAVLLTPALVVAAATLPLRLADENLDLHVTMGALIGIGMPFAVLLGMYLRLHERRHADLSAFARQEQRLEYARDLHDFVAHHVTAIVAQARAVRYTTATGAQLSPEALDTMLEAIEKAGSQALTSMRGMITVLRDEAPARERELLADVLGEAVREFTGPPRAVASVDPELGGARLPAHVVDVVRNVVRESLTNVLRHGAGVRVVEVRARVGDGGELAVSVVNDGGAAAEPVLGSGGFGLAGLTERVEAAGGRLEAGPGAAGVGWRVVALLPPSLP, via the coding sequence ATGCCCAGCCTGAGGAAGTCGGCGGCCGAGCGACCGCTCGCGATCGCCGCGGTGGTGTTCTACGCCCTCATCGGGGTGCTCGCCACCGGCGTGCTCGTCGTGGAGGTCGGGTCGGCGGAGCGGTGGGAGGGCGCGGTCGGGCTGGCGGTCTGCGCGGTGCTGCCCGCGTTCGCGCTGGCGCGGGCCCGGTGGGTGCTGCCGGTGGTGGTCGCGACGGCCGGGTTCACCGCGCTGTCGCAGGCGGTCCCGGTGGGGCTGGACAACACCTTCGGCATGGTGGAGCTGATCGAGCTGGCCTGGCTGGCGGTGCGGGTGGTGGTGCTGCGGCCGGTGCTGCACGCCGTGCTGCTGACGCCCGCGCTGGTGGTGGCGGCGGCGACGCTGCCGCTGCGGCTGGCGGACGAGAACCTGGACCTGCACGTCACCATGGGGGCCCTGATCGGCATCGGGATGCCGTTCGCGGTGCTGCTGGGCATGTACCTGCGGCTGCACGAGCGCAGGCACGCCGACCTGAGCGCGTTCGCCAGGCAGGAGCAGCGGTTGGAGTACGCGCGGGACCTGCACGACTTCGTGGCGCACCACGTGACCGCGATCGTCGCGCAGGCGCGGGCGGTCCGGTACACCACGGCCACCGGGGCTCAGCTGTCACCGGAAGCGCTCGACACCATGCTGGAGGCGATCGAGAAGGCCGGGTCGCAGGCGCTGACGTCGATGCGCGGCATGATCACGGTGCTGCGGGACGAGGCCCCGGCGCGGGAGCGGGAGCTGCTGGCGGACGTGCTGGGCGAGGCGGTGCGCGAGTTCACCGGGCCGCCGCGCGCGGTCGCGTCGGTGGACCCGGAGCTGGGCGGGGCGCGGTTGCCCGCGCACGTGGTGGACGTGGTGCGGAACGTGGTGCGGGAGTCGCTGACGAACGTGCTGCGGCACGGGGCAGGTGTGCGGGTGGTCGAGGTGCGCGCCCGCGTCGGGGACGGCGGGGAGCTGGCGGTGAGCGTGGTCAACGACGGGGGCGCGGCGGCGGAACCCGTGCTGGGCAGCGGGGGTTTCGGGCTGGCCGGGCTGACCGAGCGGGTGGAGGCGGCCGGTGGGCGGCTGGAGGCCGGGCCCGGCGCGGCGGGGGTGGGGTGGCGGGTGGTGGCCCTTCTGCCACCATCGCTGCCATGA
- a CDS encoding nuclear transport factor 2 family protein: MTGFRQAVEARDVAAIEATLAPDVVFRSPVAFRPYPGKAITAAILRGVLRVFEDFRYVREIGGDRDHALVFQARIGEVEVEGCDFLRLDEDGLVSELTVMVRPLSAAHALSEAMAAQFPQIQREATEA, encoded by the coding sequence ATGACCGGTTTCCGGCAGGCTGTCGAGGCCAGGGACGTGGCCGCGATCGAGGCGACCCTCGCCCCGGACGTGGTGTTCCGCAGCCCGGTGGCGTTCCGCCCGTACCCCGGCAAGGCGATCACCGCCGCGATCCTGCGCGGCGTGCTGCGGGTGTTCGAGGACTTCCGGTACGTGCGCGAGATCGGCGGCGACCGCGACCACGCGCTGGTGTTCCAGGCCAGGATCGGCGAGGTGGAGGTCGAGGGCTGCGACTTCCTGCGCCTGGACGAGGACGGCCTCGTCTCCGAGCTGACCGTGATGGTCCGCCCGCTGTCGGCCGCGCACGCGCTGTCCGAGGCGATGGCGGCCCAGTTCCCGCAGATCCAACGCGAGGCCACCGAGGCGTGA
- a CDS encoding FtsX-like permease family protein produces the protein MLRTALRSVLERRSRFVLPLIAVVLGVALTSGALLYTGSIRAQVAAALPDPGVEVTAPVPLPEEAVRAATGAEGVATSKVYSYGRVFVVGRDGAVVGPPGAAIGLNREPDEQELVAGAEPSGADQVALEEGTARRAGVGVGDRVELVVAGTVREHTVSGLLKAVSPELAVGGTLTAFDRGAARTLFGDSRIVLTAQPGSTNEALAAALREVLPDDAYVQAVDPGSALSDNDKLATILLVFAGTALFVSIFVVANTFTMLSAARAREHALLRAVGADRSRITRGVLAEALLIGLAATVIGYALGVGVSVLLDALFAVTEVATAPLVLLAPDALLAALAVGLGVPVIAAWVPARRAAAIPPIAALRTSLPPTAKSLRRRNTAGALITAAGAAAVLGGLRHQDLVYLGAPLLVIGLLVLTPLAASGLGAVLRRPLTALVGVRGKLAVENARRNPRRTASTAGPLMVCLAVCAAVTVPAVSLGASSAEEAAANRMAEVTITPIAYAELATDLPERLAALPDVRAVTAYTRSYVELDNGDGGVFVAATPSVLADVADVEFTEGELTDAGTGVAVTREQARRQGWELGTTVTGSARGHRFSLPVTAFFEAPEKFDAGIVVPAAALPDLTPYEVLVRADPDRADAVRDRIKSTVDNPTVVVHSQADAVAEAGQQYALFLRILYALLSVSGLIGALAVVNTMTMSVLERTREIGLLRAVGLDRSRVRSLVRIESGVIALLGAGLGLLAGCLVGVVVVRSQTSAVEVVLPWGRLAAFVLITAAIAVLAALLPARRAAALPVLDAVRSDTE, from the coding sequence ATGCTGCGCACCGCGTTGCGCTCCGTCCTGGAGCGCCGCTCCCGCTTCGTGCTGCCGCTGATCGCGGTCGTGCTCGGCGTCGCGCTCACCAGCGGGGCCCTGCTCTACACCGGGTCCATCCGCGCGCAGGTCGCCGCCGCGCTGCCCGATCCCGGCGTGGAGGTCACCGCGCCGGTCCCGCTGCCCGAGGAGGCGGTGCGGGCCGCGACCGGCGCGGAAGGCGTTGCCACGTCGAAGGTCTACTCCTACGGCCGGGTGTTCGTGGTCGGCCGGGACGGCGCGGTCGTCGGCCCGCCCGGCGCCGCGATCGGCCTGAACCGGGAGCCCGACGAGCAGGAGCTGGTCGCGGGCGCCGAACCGTCGGGCGCCGACCAGGTCGCGCTGGAGGAGGGCACGGCGCGCCGCGCGGGCGTCGGCGTCGGCGACCGGGTCGAGCTGGTCGTCGCCGGGACCGTGCGCGAGCACACCGTGTCCGGGCTGCTCAAGGCGGTCTCGCCGGAGCTGGCCGTGGGCGGCACGCTCACCGCGTTCGACCGGGGCGCCGCGCGAACCCTGTTCGGGGACAGCAGGATCGTGCTCACCGCCCAGCCGGGGAGCACCAACGAGGCGCTGGCCGCCGCGCTGCGCGAGGTGCTGCCGGACGACGCCTACGTCCAGGCGGTCGACCCCGGATCGGCGTTGTCGGACAACGACAAGCTCGCCACGATCCTGCTCGTGTTCGCCGGGACCGCGCTGTTCGTCTCCATCTTCGTGGTGGCCAACACCTTCACGATGCTCTCCGCCGCCAGGGCCAGGGAGCACGCGCTGCTGCGCGCGGTCGGCGCGGACCGGAGCCGCATCACCCGCGGCGTGCTGGCGGAGGCGCTGCTCATCGGCCTCGCCGCGACGGTGATCGGCTACGCGCTCGGCGTCGGCGTGTCCGTGCTGCTGGACGCGCTGTTCGCGGTGACCGAGGTGGCCACCGCGCCGCTGGTCCTGCTCGCGCCGGACGCGCTGCTCGCCGCGCTGGCCGTGGGCCTGGGGGTTCCGGTGATCGCGGCCTGGGTCCCGGCGCGCCGGGCCGCCGCGATCCCGCCGATCGCCGCCCTGCGCACCAGCCTGCCGCCGACGGCGAAGTCGTTGCGCCGCAGGAACACCGCTGGCGCGCTGATCACGGCGGCGGGCGCCGCGGCCGTCCTCGGCGGGCTGCGCCACCAGGACCTGGTGTACCTGGGCGCGCCGCTGCTGGTGATCGGCCTGCTCGTGCTCACCCCGCTCGCCGCGAGCGGCCTCGGCGCGGTCCTGCGCCGCCCGCTCACCGCGCTGGTGGGCGTGCGCGGCAAGCTCGCCGTGGAGAACGCCCGCCGCAACCCGCGCCGCACCGCGTCCACCGCGGGCCCGCTCATGGTGTGCCTGGCGGTGTGCGCGGCGGTGACCGTGCCCGCCGTGTCGTTGGGCGCCAGTTCGGCGGAGGAGGCCGCCGCCAACCGGATGGCCGAGGTCACGATCACCCCGATCGCCTACGCGGAGCTCGCCACCGACCTGCCCGAGCGCCTCGCCGCGCTGCCCGACGTGCGCGCGGTGACCGCGTACACCAGGTCGTACGTCGAGCTGGACAACGGTGACGGCGGCGTCTTCGTCGCGGCCACCCCGTCGGTGCTGGCCGACGTGGCCGACGTGGAGTTCACCGAGGGCGAGCTGACCGACGCCGGGACCGGTGTCGCCGTCACCAGGGAGCAGGCGCGGCGGCAGGGCTGGGAACTGGGCACGACGGTGACCGGCTCGGCGCGCGGCCACCGCTTCTCGTTGCCCGTCACGGCTTTCTTCGAGGCGCCGGAGAAGTTCGACGCCGGGATCGTCGTGCCCGCCGCGGCCCTGCCGGACCTGACGCCGTACGAGGTCCTGGTCCGCGCCGACCCCGACCGCGCGGACGCGGTGCGCGACCGGATCAAGTCCACTGTGGACAACCCCACCGTTGTGGTGCACAGCCAGGCTGATGCCGTGGCCGAGGCGGGCCAGCAGTACGCGCTGTTCCTCAGGATCCTGTACGCGCTGCTGAGCGTGTCCGGGCTGATCGGCGCGCTGGCCGTGGTGAACACCATGACGATGTCCGTGCTGGAGCGCACCAGGGAGATCGGCCTGCTGCGCGCGGTCGGCCTGGACCGGTCGCGGGTGAGGTCGTTGGTGCGCATCGAATCCGGTGTGATCGCGCTGCTCGGCGCGGGACTCGGCCTGCTGGCGGGGTGCCTGGTCGGCGTGGTCGTCGTGCGCAGCCAGACCAGCGCGGTGGAGGTCGTGCTGCCGTGGGGGAGGCTCGCCGCGTTCGTGCTGATCACCGCCGCGATCGCCGTCCTGGCCGCGCTGCTGCCCGCCCGCCGCGCCGCCGCGCTGCCGGTGCTCGACGCGGTCCGCAGCGACACGGAGTAG
- a CDS encoding glycoside hydrolase family 13 protein, whose amino-acid sequence MDAQWWKSAVVYQVYPRSFADSGGDGIGDLAGITSRLDHLAALGVDVVWLSPVYRSPHADNGYDISDYRDIDPVFGTLADFDHLIGEVHARGMKLVMDLVVNHTSDEHPWFAESRSGKDNPKRDWYVWRPPRDGHELGEPGAEPNNWSSFFSGPAWQADPATGEYYLHLFDRKQPDLNWDNPEVREAVYDMMRWWLDRGVDGFRMDVINLIAKHPDLPDAPAEPGALGDGFPYYGTLPRVHEHLREMRREVFDGREGGFLTVGEMPGVTTQQAREFTDPANHEIDMVFQFEHVSLDHGPGGKFDPVPLDLRAFKASMAAWQGELAEVGWNSLYLGNHDQPRAVSRFGDDDRWWRESATALATVLHLHRGTPYVYQGEELGMTNSPFVDAEALRDVESLNHLRQALAAGQDADAVWRGVRAMGRDNARTPVQWDGGTNGGFTTGTPWIAVNPNSSWLNAEAQRADQASVFHHYRRLIELRHTLPVVVEGTFRMLLPEHPDVYAYERVLGEERLLVVANLSGTEQPVDLDLGGEVLLANVEPVGQVLAPWQAVVLRA is encoded by the coding sequence ATGGACGCGCAGTGGTGGAAGTCGGCGGTCGTGTACCAGGTGTACCCGCGCAGCTTCGCCGACTCCGGCGGCGACGGGATCGGGGACCTCGCGGGCATCACCTCGCGGCTCGACCACCTGGCCGCGCTCGGCGTCGACGTCGTCTGGCTCTCGCCGGTCTACCGCTCCCCGCACGCCGACAACGGCTACGACATCTCCGACTACCGGGACATCGACCCGGTGTTCGGCACCCTCGCCGACTTCGACCACCTGATCGGCGAGGTGCACGCCCGAGGCATGAAGCTCGTCATGGACCTCGTGGTCAACCACACCTCCGACGAGCACCCGTGGTTCGCCGAGTCCCGCTCCGGCAAGGACAACCCCAAGCGCGACTGGTACGTCTGGCGCCCGCCGAGGGACGGCCACGAGCTCGGCGAGCCGGGCGCGGAGCCGAACAACTGGTCCTCGTTCTTCTCCGGCCCCGCCTGGCAGGCCGACCCGGCCACCGGCGAGTACTACCTGCACCTGTTCGACCGCAAGCAGCCCGACCTCAACTGGGACAACCCCGAGGTGCGCGAAGCGGTCTACGACATGATGCGCTGGTGGCTCGACCGGGGCGTCGACGGCTTCCGCATGGACGTCATCAACCTCATCGCCAAGCACCCGGACCTGCCCGACGCGCCCGCCGAACCGGGCGCCCTCGGCGACGGCTTCCCCTACTACGGCACGCTCCCGCGCGTCCACGAGCACCTGCGCGAGATGCGCCGCGAGGTGTTCGACGGCCGGGAGGGCGGGTTCCTGACCGTCGGCGAGATGCCCGGCGTGACCACGCAGCAGGCCCGCGAGTTCACCGACCCGGCGAACCACGAGATCGACATGGTGTTCCAGTTCGAGCACGTCTCGCTCGACCACGGCCCCGGCGGCAAGTTCGACCCGGTGCCGCTGGACCTGCGCGCGTTCAAGGCGTCCATGGCTGCCTGGCAGGGCGAGCTGGCCGAGGTCGGCTGGAACAGCCTCTACCTGGGCAACCACGACCAGCCCAGGGCGGTGTCGAGGTTCGGCGACGACGACCGGTGGTGGCGCGAGTCGGCGACCGCGCTCGCGACCGTCCTGCACCTGCACCGGGGCACGCCGTACGTGTACCAGGGCGAGGAGCTGGGCATGACGAACTCGCCGTTCGTCGACGCGGAGGCCCTGCGGGACGTCGAGTCCCTCAACCACCTGCGCCAGGCCCTCGCCGCCGGGCAGGACGCGGACGCGGTGTGGCGCGGGGTGCGGGCGATGGGGCGGGACAACGCGCGCACGCCCGTGCAGTGGGACGGCGGGACGAACGGCGGGTTCACCACCGGCACGCCGTGGATCGCGGTCAACCCGAACAGCTCCTGGCTCAACGCCGAGGCGCAGCGGGCCGACCAGGCGTCGGTGTTCCACCACTACCGCAGGCTGATCGAGCTCAGGCACACGCTGCCGGTGGTGGTGGAGGGGACGTTCCGGATGCTGCTGCCGGAACACCCGGACGTGTACGCGTACGAGCGGGTGCTGGGGGAGGAGCGGCTGCTGGTGGTGGCGAACCTGAGCGGGACCGAGCAGCCGGTGGACCTGGACCTGGGCGGCGAGGTGCTGCTGGCCAACGTGGAACCGGTCGGGCAGGTGCTCGCGCCCTGGCAGGCGGTGGTGCTGCGGGCCTAG
- a CDS encoding alkaline phosphatase family protein, with amino-acid sequence MEPLLPRYGAGALSDVVPSLLAGMGVPGAVDVLGISGAARVCVLLVDGLGWELLREHADAAPFLSSLARGREAITAGFPSSTATSVAALGTGLPTGEHGIVGYTFAAVGADGEELVNALSWQRHTGQGDLRSVLVPEEVQPTPTAFERAAEAGVLVKVLASWAFQGSGLTRAVLRGGEFVGAHALGDLVSGVASALRERDRVLCYAYHADLDALGHGHGPGSESWVAQLSVVDRLAELISERLPEGGALVVTADHGMVRVTDRVDFDQEPGLREGVRLLGGEPRVRHVHVEPGAEDAVRARWTAVLGERAWVVSRAEAIEAGWFGPRVADHVRPRVGDLVVAARGGAVVIRSAAEPLLSVFPGHHGSLTAAEQLVPLLVSTR; translated from the coding sequence ATGGAACCACTGCTTCCCAGGTACGGGGCGGGCGCCCTGTCGGACGTCGTGCCCTCGTTGCTCGCCGGGATGGGGGTTCCGGGGGCGGTCGACGTGCTCGGGATCTCCGGGGCCGCGCGGGTGTGCGTGCTGCTGGTGGACGGGCTCGGGTGGGAGTTGTTGCGGGAGCACGCCGACGCGGCGCCGTTCCTGTCCTCGCTCGCCCGGGGGCGGGAGGCGATCACCGCCGGGTTCCCGTCGTCCACGGCGACCAGCGTGGCCGCGCTCGGCACGGGGTTGCCTACCGGTGAGCACGGGATCGTCGGGTACACGTTCGCCGCCGTCGGGGCGGACGGGGAGGAGCTGGTCAACGCGCTGTCCTGGCAGCGGCACACCGGGCAGGGGGACCTGCGGTCGGTGCTGGTGCCGGAGGAGGTGCAGCCGACGCCGACCGCGTTCGAGCGCGCCGCCGAGGCCGGGGTGCTGGTGAAGGTCCTGGCGTCGTGGGCGTTCCAGGGCAGCGGGTTGACGCGGGCGGTGCTGCGCGGTGGGGAGTTCGTGGGCGCGCACGCGCTGGGCGACCTGGTGAGCGGGGTGGCGTCGGCGCTGCGGGAGCGGGACCGGGTGCTGTGCTACGCCTACCACGCGGACCTGGACGCGCTGGGGCACGGGCACGGGCCCGGCAGCGAGTCGTGGGTCGCGCAGCTGTCGGTGGTGGACCGGCTGGCGGAGCTGATCTCCGAGCGGCTGCCCGAGGGCGGGGCGCTGGTGGTGACGGCGGACCACGGGATGGTGCGCGTCACCGACCGGGTGGACTTCGACCAGGAACCCGGCCTGCGGGAAGGGGTTCGGCTGCTCGGCGGTGAGCCCCGTGTGCGGCACGTGCACGTGGAGCCGGGCGCGGAGGACGCGGTGCGGGCGCGGTGGACGGCCGTGCTGGGCGAGCGGGCGTGGGTGGTGAGCCGCGCGGAGGCGATCGAGGCCGGGTGGTTCGGCCCCCGCGTGGCGGACCACGTCCGCCCGCGCGTCGGCGACCTGGTCGTGGCGGCGCGCGGTGGGGCGGTGGTGATCCGGAGCGCGGCGGAACCGCTGCTGAGCGTGTTCCCAGGGCACCACGGGTCGCTGACGGCGGCGGAGCAGCTGGTGCCGCTGCTGGTCAGCACGAGGTAG